The Ornithinimicrobium faecis genome includes a window with the following:
- a CDS encoding DNA polymerase IV: MSRWVLHVDMDQFLAAVELLRRPELVGQPVVVGGRGDPTERAVVSTASYEAREFGIRSGMPLKVAVRRCPEAVFLPVDFPVYEAASEQVMQTLRDVPGAVVEVLGWDEAFVGLDSADPQVAARAIHDAVLAATGLHCSVGIGDTKVRAKIATDFGKPQGIFSLTQDTWFEVMGDRPATALWGIGKAIGARLARLGIQTVRQLAEAPEEDLVAAFGAATGPHLGRLGRGEGSNHVDDTPWVARAHGHEVTFQVDLTERAQVEDALGGLSRQVVADLAAEGRACIRVHLKVRFAPFFTLTRVRKLPEPTLDPQVIAATALALLDKLADDRPIRLLGVRGEMVPPEGGYDPSRTQGRRGAP, translated from the coding sequence ATGTCCCGCTGGGTGCTGCATGTCGACATGGATCAGTTCCTGGCGGCCGTCGAGTTGCTGCGCCGACCGGAGCTGGTCGGTCAGCCCGTGGTGGTCGGCGGACGGGGCGACCCGACCGAGCGGGCCGTCGTGTCGACCGCGTCCTATGAGGCCCGGGAGTTCGGGATCAGGTCAGGTATGCCGCTCAAGGTCGCCGTGCGTAGGTGTCCAGAAGCGGTCTTCCTGCCCGTGGACTTCCCGGTCTATGAGGCGGCCTCCGAGCAGGTCATGCAGACTCTGCGCGACGTCCCTGGTGCCGTCGTCGAGGTGCTCGGGTGGGATGAGGCCTTCGTCGGTCTGGACAGCGCGGACCCGCAGGTCGCGGCCCGCGCGATCCACGACGCGGTGCTGGCTGCCACCGGTCTGCACTGCTCTGTCGGCATCGGCGACACGAAGGTGCGGGCCAAGATCGCAACCGACTTCGGCAAGCCGCAAGGCATCTTCTCGCTCACCCAGGACACCTGGTTCGAGGTGATGGGTGACCGTCCGGCCACTGCTCTCTGGGGCATCGGGAAGGCGATCGGCGCGCGCCTGGCGCGCCTCGGCATACAGACGGTGCGGCAGTTGGCCGAGGCACCAGAGGAGGACCTGGTGGCCGCCTTCGGCGCCGCGACCGGGCCGCACCTGGGGCGCCTCGGCCGCGGAGAAGGCAGCAACCACGTCGATGACACACCGTGGGTCGCTCGCGCCCACGGGCACGAGGTGACCTTCCAGGTCGACCTCACCGAGCGAGCTCAGGTCGAGGACGCCCTGGGTGGCCTGTCCCGCCAGGTCGTGGCGGATTTGGCCGCCGAGGGACGGGCCTGCATCCGCGTGCACCTGAAGGTGCGTTTTGCTCCGTTTTTCACACTCACGCGGGTCCGCAAACTGCCCGAACCCACCCTCGATCCGCAGGTCATCGCTGCGACGGCCCTGGCACTGCTCGACAAGCTCGCGGACGACCGTCCCATCCGGCTGCTCGGTGTGCGCGGCGAGATGGTGCCGCCCGAGGGTGGCTATGACCCGTCCCGGACGCAGGGGCGCCGCGGAGCTCCCTGA
- a CDS encoding glycosyltransferase family protein, with protein sequence MIRTEHHDPFRVLLYSHDSVGLGHIRRNLALAHTLTTDIPALTGRSVTGMLLTGVGHGADLDVPEGFDVALLPGIRKGSEGYQPRHMQVPMNDLICIREQMVRGVVNGLTPDLIIVDRHPYGVDGELRETLAETRRIHPQTTIVLGLREVLDEPEAVAREWEQVGDLGELREIFDEIWVYGDPQVHDVRRTGEVPAELHDLIRYTGYLATGRRCVPETDPTELPYVLSMVGGGSDGKEVLTRAASATVPAGHRHLVVAGPQMPAEDLAEIQLAAAPGTTVVASVPDGLATIRRASALVAMAGYNTVCEALTTDTPVLLVPREKPRQEQLIRARGLKQAGAVDLERLDDLTAGRLTSWFAAAVHRTAVRDHLDLAGLAGVAHRVAALQPGAPVKEFTRVAV encoded by the coding sequence ATGATCCGCACCGAGCACCACGACCCGTTCCGGGTCCTGCTCTATTCCCACGACTCCGTGGGCCTGGGGCACATCCGCCGCAACCTCGCGTTGGCCCACACGCTGACCACCGACATCCCGGCTCTCACCGGACGCTCGGTGACCGGCATGCTCCTCACCGGCGTCGGTCACGGTGCCGACCTGGACGTCCCCGAGGGCTTCGATGTCGCGCTGCTGCCGGGCATCCGCAAGGGCAGTGAGGGCTATCAGCCCCGCCACATGCAGGTGCCGATGAATGACCTGATCTGCATCCGCGAGCAGATGGTCCGCGGCGTCGTCAACGGTCTGACCCCCGATCTGATCATCGTCGACCGCCATCCCTACGGAGTTGACGGCGAGTTGCGTGAGACGTTGGCTGAGACCCGTCGGATCCACCCCCAGACCACCATCGTCCTGGGTCTGCGCGAGGTGCTCGATGAGCCTGAGGCCGTGGCCCGCGAGTGGGAGCAGGTCGGTGACCTGGGTGAGCTGCGCGAGATCTTCGACGAGATCTGGGTCTATGGCGACCCGCAGGTCCATGACGTGCGGAGGACCGGCGAGGTCCCCGCTGAGCTGCACGACCTGATCCGCTACACGGGCTATCTCGCGACCGGCCGCCGCTGCGTCCCCGAGACAGACCCGACTGAACTGCCGTATGTGCTGAGCATGGTCGGCGGTGGCAGCGACGGCAAGGAGGTCCTGACCCGGGCCGCCAGCGCCACGGTGCCCGCCGGGCACCGTCACCTGGTTGTCGCGGGACCGCAGATGCCCGCCGAGGACCTGGCCGAGATCCAGCTGGCCGCCGCACCGGGCACCACCGTTGTGGCCTCCGTCCCCGACGGGCTGGCCACCATCCGCCGCGCCAGCGCGCTCGTCGCCATGGCCGGCTACAACACCGTGTGCGAGGCGCTGACGACGGACACGCCCGTGCTGCTCGTGCCTCGCGAGAAGCCCCGTCAGGAGCAGCTCATCCGTGCCCGCGGCCTCAAGCAGGCCGGTGCCGTGGACCTGGAGCGCCTCGATGACCTCACCGCAGGCCGGCTCACCAGCTGGTTCGCCGCTGCCGTGCACCGCACCGCCGTCCGAGACCACCTCGACCTGGCCGGCCTGGCCGGAGTCGCCCACCGCGTCGCTGCCCTGCAGCCTGGCGCCCCCGTCAAGGAGTTCACCCGTGTCGCCGTCTGA
- a CDS encoding glycosyltransferase — MSPSESTQRVGYVLKVYPRFSETFVVTEILSREAAGEDLAIFALRPTTDARFHPEISKVAAPVTHLPKPAKLTDAWAVLRQARAVVPELDNRLPGILPLLTQLEASEAVQGIHLALSATEQGITHLHAHFGSMAARVARVASAIADIPFSVTTHAKDLFHESVDHDLLLEVLGAADHVVAISEFNQRFLLARYPSLADKIVLIRNGLDLAKFGYDDPEPLTGPLKVVAVGRLVEKKGFNHLIEAVRELAGTAGPAVQVRIAGDGELRADLAAHLEEAGLGDTVELLGPRHQEEIRDLLRWADVMAAPCVVGADGNADGLPTVLLEAMAMGVPVIASDVTGIPEAVQDGRTGQLLAADRLTAGDVSELVDALVRVADPDYPRVAIARAARELIAAEFDTARQARRLADRQQGAALLAG; from the coding sequence GTGTCGCCGTCTGAGTCCACCCAGCGCGTCGGCTATGTCCTCAAGGTCTATCCGCGGTTCTCCGAGACCTTCGTGGTCACCGAGATCCTCAGCCGCGAGGCCGCCGGTGAGGACCTGGCGATCTTTGCACTGCGCCCCACCACGGACGCCCGCTTCCACCCCGAGATCTCCAAGGTGGCTGCCCCCGTGACCCACCTGCCCAAGCCAGCGAAGTTGACTGACGCCTGGGCCGTGCTGCGTCAGGCCCGCGCGGTGGTGCCCGAACTCGACAACCGGCTCCCCGGCATCCTCCCGCTGTTGACCCAGCTCGAGGCCTCCGAGGCGGTGCAGGGCATCCACCTGGCACTCAGCGCCACCGAGCAGGGCATCACCCACCTGCACGCACACTTCGGCTCGATGGCAGCCCGGGTCGCCCGGGTCGCCAGCGCGATCGCCGACATCCCCTTCTCGGTGACCACCCACGCCAAGGACCTCTTCCATGAGTCCGTGGACCACGACCTGTTGCTGGAGGTGCTGGGCGCCGCCGACCACGTCGTGGCCATCAGCGAGTTCAACCAGCGCTTCCTGCTGGCCCGCTATCCCAGCTTGGCCGACAAGATCGTGCTGATCCGCAACGGTCTGGACCTGGCGAAGTTTGGCTATGACGACCCCGAGCCGCTGACCGGACCCCTCAAGGTCGTCGCCGTCGGTCGCCTGGTGGAGAAGAAGGGCTTCAACCACCTCATCGAGGCCGTGCGTGAACTCGCCGGCACCGCAGGACCCGCCGTCCAGGTGCGCATCGCCGGTGACGGCGAGCTGCGTGCCGACCTGGCGGCCCACCTCGAGGAGGCCGGGCTCGGCGACACCGTCGAGCTGCTCGGCCCCCGTCACCAGGAGGAGATCCGCGACCTGCTGCGCTGGGCCGACGTGATGGCCGCACCGTGCGTGGTCGGTGCCGACGGCAACGCCGACGGCCTGCCCACCGTGCTGCTGGAGGCCATGGCGATGGGCGTGCCCGTCATCGCCAGCGATGTCACTGGCATCCCCGAGGCCGTCCAGGACGGTCGCACCGGTCAGCTGCTCGCGGCCGACCGGCTCACAGCGGGGGACGTGAGCGAGCTGGTCGACGCGCTGGTGCGCGTCGCCGACCCCGACTATCCGCGCGTCGCCATCGCCCGCGCGGCCCGCGAACTGATCGCAGCCGAGTTCGACACAGCGCGCCAGGCGCGCCGACTCGCCGACCGTCAGCAGGGCGCCGCCCTGCTGGCCGGTTGA
- a CDS encoding glycosyltransferase family 4 protein, with amino-acid sequence MTHVAYLSADPGVPAFGTKGASVHVQEIIRAFRDRGASVRLYTARTDDHVPADLTDVPVTHVPVDSRAERTADKEFDQQERTARREQRQVAAAHEMATRAIADGVDIAYERYSLFSTALAEVTTTLGIPGVLEVNAPLIDEQATHRHLIDAAGALRALRTQVAAAAVVACVSEPVAQWVRGHCPEATDKIKVTPNGVNTSRIAPTTVSAEGDPIVLFVGTLKPWHGVEVLLEAAALAREPWQLRIVGDGPQGPALTEQAERLGLDVDFRGAVAPGDIPAALAGAAVSVAPYPVFDGGADQYFSPLKIYEYAAAGLPVVASRVGQVPGIVADGENGLLVEPSDPVALAAAIDTLAADPQRARALGLAGRDMVLASHSWDSVLDQILEDVVMPTAQDLTAQDSTAQDSIAQDEVLA; translated from the coding sequence ATGACCCACGTTGCCTACCTGTCCGCAGACCCCGGCGTGCCCGCCTTCGGCACCAAGGGCGCCTCGGTGCACGTCCAGGAGATCATCCGCGCCTTCCGTGACCGCGGTGCGAGCGTGCGGCTCTACACCGCCCGCACCGACGACCACGTGCCCGCCGACCTGACCGATGTGCCGGTCACGCACGTGCCCGTCGACAGCCGGGCCGAGCGCACGGCCGACAAGGAGTTCGACCAGCAGGAGCGCACTGCCCGGCGCGAGCAGCGCCAGGTCGCCGCCGCCCACGAGATGGCCACCCGTGCCATCGCCGACGGCGTCGACATCGCTTACGAGCGCTATTCGCTGTTCTCCACCGCCCTGGCCGAGGTCACCACGACGCTGGGCATCCCCGGCGTGCTCGAGGTGAACGCGCCCCTGATCGACGAGCAGGCCACCCACCGGCACCTGATCGACGCTGCCGGGGCCCTCAGGGCACTGCGCACCCAGGTCGCGGCCGCCGCAGTCGTGGCCTGTGTCTCCGAGCCGGTGGCCCAGTGGGTCCGCGGGCACTGCCCAGAGGCGACCGACAAGATCAAGGTCACGCCCAACGGCGTCAACACCTCCCGCATCGCCCCGACCACCGTCAGCGCCGAGGGCGACCCGATCGTGCTGTTCGTCGGCACGCTCAAGCCCTGGCACGGAGTGGAGGTCCTCCTCGAAGCGGCTGCGCTCGCCCGCGAGCCCTGGCAGTTGCGCATCGTCGGCGACGGACCGCAGGGGCCCGCCCTGACCGAGCAGGCAGAGCGCCTCGGCCTCGACGTGGACTTCCGCGGGGCAGTGGCCCCAGGCGACATCCCGGCCGCCCTGGCCGGAGCTGCCGTCTCGGTCGCGCCCTATCCGGTGTTCGACGGTGGGGCCGACCAATACTTCTCGCCCCTGAAGATCTACGAATACGCCGCCGCCGGCCTGCCGGTCGTGGCCTCCCGTGTCGGGCAGGTGCCCGGCATCGTGGCGGACGGCGAGAACGGTCTGCTGGTCGAGCCGTCTGACCCGGTGGCGCTGGCGGCCGCGATCGACACCCTGGCCGCCGACCCGCAACGGGCCCGTGCCCTGGGGCTGGCCGGTCGCGACATGGTCCTGGCCAGCCACTCCTGGGACAGTGTCCTGGACCAGATCCTGGAGGATGTCGTGATGCCCACCGCGCAGGACCTCACCGCACAGGACTCGACCGCGCAGGACTCGATCGCACAGGACGAGGTGCTCGCGTGA
- a CDS encoding ABC transporter ATP-binding protein yields MTAKKLETKPTALRRTLGLVRPHVRSHTPILAGGALALILEVVFRVLEPWPVKFVVDAVTRSLGADLADSGPQASFRLLLACALATIALVGFRAIFNYLATIAFALGGSRIATELRQRVFAHVNTLSTQYHSTSRSGDLVQRLVGDVGRLQEVAVTAGMPLLVNVFTLLAMSGVMFWLDPMLALIVVVAAILFLLMSRTSTPKITSASRKTRKAEGDLANIAQETVGGMRVVQAYGLEGALEEKFGGRNAKSLKDGVQAKRLSAALERGTDVLVGCATATVLMLGGYRVMQGAMTPGDLVIFLTYLKTAMKPLRDLAKYTGRIARAAASGERVADVLDQEPDITSPADPVDLGRIRGEVRLERVSAGYGDDAPVLQSLDLHIPQGQRVAVVGPSGAGKSTLTALVTRMMDVTGGGVRIDGVDVRRLDVHDLRSQIAVVLQESVLFTGTIADNIRYGQLGATNEQVVRAAELARADEFIRRMPQGYDTPVGERGSTLSGGQRQRIAIARALLRDASIVILDEATAGLDAENAGAVREAIDRLTRGRTTLVVTHDEQTARECDRIVWIEGGGVRFDGPSDSVLPEGAAFTGSSEPRAQGQTQPVPSAQTQPVPKPETEPALSSAGGK; encoded by the coding sequence GTGACCGCGAAGAAACTGGAGACCAAGCCGACGGCACTGCGCCGCACCCTGGGCCTGGTCCGCCCGCACGTGCGCAGCCACACCCCGATCCTGGCTGGGGGAGCCCTGGCGCTCATCCTCGAGGTCGTCTTCCGGGTGCTCGAGCCGTGGCCGGTCAAGTTCGTCGTCGACGCGGTCACCCGCTCGCTGGGCGCGGACCTCGCGGACTCAGGTCCGCAGGCGAGCTTCCGCCTCCTGCTGGCCTGTGCCCTGGCGACCATCGCCTTGGTCGGGTTCCGCGCCATCTTCAACTATCTGGCGACCATCGCCTTCGCGCTCGGTGGCTCACGCATCGCCACCGAGCTGCGCCAGCGCGTCTTTGCCCACGTCAACACCCTCTCGACGCAATACCACTCGACCTCCCGCTCCGGTGACCTCGTCCAGCGCCTGGTCGGTGACGTGGGGCGGTTGCAGGAGGTCGCCGTCACTGCCGGCATGCCGCTGCTGGTGAATGTCTTCACCCTGTTGGCCATGTCCGGAGTCATGTTCTGGCTCGACCCGATGCTCGCCCTGATCGTGGTGGTCGCAGCGATTCTATTCCTGCTGATGTCTCGCACCAGCACACCCAAGATCACCTCGGCCTCGCGCAAGACCCGCAAGGCCGAGGGCGACCTGGCCAACATCGCCCAGGAGACCGTGGGTGGCATGCGGGTCGTCCAGGCCTATGGACTGGAAGGCGCCCTAGAGGAGAAGTTCGGTGGCCGCAACGCCAAGTCCCTCAAGGACGGCGTGCAGGCCAAGCGGCTCTCCGCTGCCTTGGAGCGGGGCACCGACGTGCTGGTCGGCTGCGCCACGGCCACCGTCCTGATGCTCGGTGGCTATCGCGTGATGCAGGGCGCCATGACACCCGGCGACCTGGTGATCTTCCTGACCTATCTCAAGACGGCCATGAAGCCGTTGCGCGACCTGGCCAAGTACACCGGCCGCATCGCCCGGGCCGCCGCCTCCGGCGAGCGCGTCGCCGACGTGCTCGACCAGGAGCCGGACATCACCAGCCCGGCCGACCCGGTCGACCTGGGCCGGATCCGCGGCGAGGTGCGACTGGAGCGGGTCAGCGCCGGCTATGGCGACGATGCGCCGGTCCTGCAGAGCCTTGACCTGCACATCCCCCAGGGGCAGCGGGTTGCCGTGGTCGGCCCCTCAGGTGCCGGCAAGTCCACGCTCACGGCCCTGGTGACGCGGATGATGGATGTCACCGGTGGTGGCGTGCGGATCGACGGTGTGGATGTGCGCCGTCTCGACGTGCACGACCTGCGCTCCCAGATCGCGGTCGTCCTGCAGGAGTCGGTGCTGTTCACCGGCACCATCGCCGACAACATCCGCTATGGCCAGCTCGGCGCCACGAACGAGCAGGTCGTGCGGGCAGCAGAACTGGCCCGAGCCGACGAGTTCATCCGGCGCATGCCGCAGGGCTATGACACACCGGTCGGTGAGCGTGGCTCCACTCTCTCCGGTGGCCAGCGTCAGCGGATCGCGATCGCTCGTGCCCTGCTGCGGGACGCCTCGATCGTCATCCTCGACGAGGCCACCGCTGGCCTGGACGCCGAGAACGCCGGGGCGGTCCGGGAGGCGATCGATCGCCTCACCCGTGGGCGCACCACCCTCGTGGTCACCCACGACGAGCAGACCGCTCGGGAGTGCGACCGGATTGTCTGGATCGAGGGTGGCGGGGTCCGCTTCGACGGCCCGTCGGACAGCGTGCTGCCCGAGGGCGCCGCCTTCACCGGCTCGTCCGAGCCACGTGCCCAGGGCCAGACCCAGCCGGTGCCGTCGGCACAGACCCAGCCCGTGCCCAAGCCAGAGACCGAGCCCGCGCTGAGCAGCGCGGGCGGGAAGTGA
- a CDS encoding phosphotransferase, translating into MSTAAPLTTTHRPVPISDRASADLLIDASRLSELVGREVRATRLRFKPGLSTSAVLLDAASETAPQWIQVSHDAHLDKLRKALEKARERAQRVHLIRTGDLTIAHGTIDTDPRLQKGLDGLRELHPFVSEAVTMGDLQVLRYNPQRRLVLRREIDGRDPEIIRITAHKQATVDRSLAAYDAAGVPVIHPDTSRALAHNQRVTVWPWFGRGDLSSLPTESGVEVAPAAGAALAHLHGSAVPGDDVPEPVSALRAISNDLRAIDPEASARMAQLVARFSDHLVAREWASGPLHGDFSADQVLVGRAGEDVVRLTDFDRAGQGVLTADLGTFAATELTERGGGTRFDGLDSLPLTTALLQGYVEAQVCPSVPTDEASLRPWMARSLLARVTDPFRGADPHWLESIHQRLDQIEELLS; encoded by the coding sequence ATGTCCACAGCGGCTCCGCTGACGACGACCCATCGACCCGTGCCGATCAGCGACCGGGCCAGCGCCGACCTGCTGATCGACGCGTCGCGTCTCAGCGAGCTGGTCGGGCGTGAGGTCCGCGCAACTCGACTGCGCTTCAAGCCCGGTCTGTCCACGTCGGCGGTGCTGCTGGATGCGGCGAGTGAGACTGCTCCGCAATGGATTCAGGTCTCGCACGACGCCCACCTCGACAAGCTCCGCAAGGCTCTGGAGAAAGCTCGAGAGCGCGCCCAGCGGGTGCACCTGATCCGCACCGGTGACCTGACGATCGCCCACGGCACCATCGACACGGACCCGCGGCTGCAGAAGGGGTTGGACGGTCTGCGCGAGCTCCATCCATTCGTGAGCGAGGCGGTCACGATGGGTGACTTGCAGGTGTTGCGCTATAACCCGCAGCGCCGCCTGGTGCTGCGGCGTGAAATCGACGGGCGTGACCCCGAGATCATCCGGATCACGGCCCACAAGCAGGCCACGGTGGATCGGTCCCTCGCGGCCTATGATGCTGCTGGCGTGCCGGTCATCCATCCGGACACCTCACGCGCACTGGCTCACAACCAGCGGGTCACGGTCTGGCCGTGGTTCGGTCGGGGCGACCTGTCCAGCCTTCCGACTGAGTCTGGCGTGGAGGTGGCCCCGGCTGCTGGAGCCGCGCTCGCACACCTGCACGGCTCGGCTGTGCCGGGAGACGACGTCCCCGAGCCCGTCTCGGCGCTGCGGGCCATCAGCAACGACCTGAGGGCCATCGACCCTGAGGCGTCCGCCCGGATGGCACAGCTCGTGGCCCGCTTCAGTGACCACCTCGTCGCCAGGGAGTGGGCGAGTGGCCCCCTGCACGGCGATTTCTCGGCCGATCAGGTCCTTGTTGGGCGCGCGGGCGAAGACGTCGTGCGACTCACCGACTTCGACCGGGCGGGGCAGGGAGTGCTCACCGCTGACCTCGGCACGTTCGCCGCCACCGAACTCACCGAGCGAGGCGGCGGCACGCGGTTCGACGGTCTGGACTCGCTGCCACTGACCACCGCCCTGCTGCAGGGGTATGTCGAGGCACAGGTCTGCCCATCCGTCCCGACGGACGAGGCCTCCCTGCGCCCGTGGATGGCCCGGTCCCTGCTGGCGCGCGTGACCGACCCCTTTCGCGGCGCAGATCCCCACTGGTTGGAGAGCATCCACCAGCGGCTGGACCAGATTGAGGAGCTGCTGTCATGA
- a CDS encoding phosphotransferase family protein: MTDHQIVEADTVAPGPVPGQVQLGEDLLTIERAWPRGRRDGAELMLVEGRDGDGRLRAARLWLQPAAGLRWQVSKVQVAPAGMDPKLPELGAVCAEGTLLVHRYGRRAVVRRRDDFVKVVRPGEGSTVAAAAQLGRDLALAAGFDAPTVGAIRSGSVSFGILPGRSLHELGGVLTRSEWTRWWAIFAERWAALAQPPAAGRSQSVPDPHGPHDEVAVLRRWLDWVTRLEALPADLHDRVAERVEIVARELVGTPAEELVLAHRDLHDKQMLAEGDSLGLLDFDTVALAEPALDLANLWVHARLRADQGVWSSGHSEVAQDAVREVASTLGVSGERFATYAEATALRLACLYAFRPRHRQLALDWAAGQRFPAV; encoded by the coding sequence ATGACCGACCACCAGATCGTCGAGGCGGACACCGTTGCCCCCGGGCCGGTGCCCGGACAGGTGCAACTCGGGGAGGATCTGCTCACCATCGAGCGGGCCTGGCCCCGAGGACGCCGGGACGGTGCCGAGCTCATGCTGGTCGAGGGTCGCGACGGCGACGGACGGCTGCGGGCGGCGCGCCTGTGGCTGCAGCCCGCAGCCGGACTCAGGTGGCAGGTCAGCAAGGTCCAGGTGGCTCCGGCAGGGATGGACCCGAAGTTGCCCGAACTCGGGGCCGTGTGCGCCGAGGGGACCCTGCTCGTCCACCGCTATGGCCGGCGTGCCGTGGTGCGTCGCCGGGACGACTTCGTGAAAGTGGTGCGCCCGGGTGAGGGGTCCACCGTCGCCGCCGCGGCCCAGCTGGGCCGGGACCTCGCCCTGGCAGCCGGCTTCGACGCGCCGACCGTCGGGGCGATCCGATCCGGCTCGGTGAGCTTTGGCATCCTGCCTGGCCGCAGCCTGCACGAGTTGGGGGGCGTGCTGACCCGCAGCGAGTGGACCCGCTGGTGGGCGATCTTTGCCGAGCGGTGGGCCGCCTTGGCTCAACCGCCGGCAGCAGGTCGGTCCCAGAGCGTCCCAGATCCGCACGGCCCACACGATGAGGTGGCCGTCCTGCGACGTTGGCTGGACTGGGTCACCCGCCTTGAGGCCCTGCCCGCCGACCTGCACGACAGGGTCGCGGAGCGGGTCGAGATCGTCGCCCGAGAACTGGTGGGCACGCCGGCAGAGGAGTTGGTGCTCGCCCACCGCGACCTGCACGACAAGCAGATGCTGGCCGAGGGGGACAGCCTGGGCCTGTTGGATTTCGACACCGTGGCGCTCGCCGAACCCGCCCTCGACCTGGCCAACCTGTGGGTGCATGCCCGGCTGCGGGCCGACCAGGGGGTGTGGTCGAGCGGACACAGCGAGGTGGCGCAGGACGCCGTGCGCGAGGTCGCCTCAACCCTCGGCGTGAGTGGGGAGCGCTTCGCGACCTATGCCGAGGCCACCGCACTGCGGCTGGCCTGCCTCTATGCCTTCCGTCCGCGGCACCGCCAGCTGGCCCTGGACTGGGCCGCGGGGCAGCGGTTCCCCGCGGTGTGA
- a CDS encoding TetR/AcrR family transcriptional regulator produces MTTQPSTRRELNKARTRERLLEALRAQLSRGSLESMTVEEVAEAAGVSRRTFFNYFTSLEAALAEGMSVPIEGMSEAFRARPAEEVPLVAMDQALQVAPIPRDLLSWIAAVKCSGLERHSVAVNVWAYHQEWFEGLLRERLPRASDLAVTTLAGTVMAIFEAAERHWMQTPVDIVDDRAAADFNDLLRQGLQLAAAGWVTPAETT; encoded by the coding sequence GTGACCACGCAACCCTCCACCCGGCGCGAGCTCAACAAGGCCCGCACCCGCGAGCGGCTGCTCGAGGCCCTGCGAGCGCAGCTGTCTCGCGGCTCGCTCGAGTCGATGACCGTCGAGGAGGTCGCCGAAGCCGCCGGGGTGTCCCGCCGCACCTTCTTCAACTACTTCACCAGCCTCGAGGCGGCGCTGGCCGAGGGCATGTCGGTCCCGATTGAGGGGATGAGCGAGGCCTTCCGGGCCCGACCTGCCGAGGAAGTCCCCCTGGTGGCGATGGACCAAGCGCTGCAGGTCGCCCCCATCCCGCGCGACCTGTTGTCCTGGATCGCCGCCGTCAAGTGCTCCGGGCTGGAGCGGCACAGCGTCGCCGTCAACGTCTGGGCCTATCACCAGGAATGGTTCGAGGGGCTGCTGCGCGAGCGCCTGCCCCGCGCGAGCGACCTGGCTGTGACCACCCTCGCCGGCACCGTGATGGCCATCTTCGAGGCGGCCGAACGGCACTGGATGCAGACCCCGGTCGACATCGTGGACGACCGCGCGGCCGCCGACTTCAACGACCTCCTGCGCCAGGGACTGCAACTGGCCGCTGCCGGCTGGGTCACCCCGGCCGAGACCACCTGA